The genomic segment TATCTTGCATTATCAATGAACTAAAATTAGGAAATTGGATGACAGCTTCTCAGATATGAAGGCCATCTTCCCTATTGACTTCAAACTATCCATACCAAATGCAGCTTCATTCCACTAGCAATGTCCCTGCATACCAAGCATCTCAGTCAGACCTTTCAGTCTCTCGGTTCCTTCACTAATCAAGAAGCGGATCCTTTGTTTATCCTTACAATCTCGATTACTCTCCATCTCTTGTCTAATCACCTGTTTCAATTCAGCTGCAAAATCCATATCTGATCAGGCAGTGCAAGTACAGTAAATGTTTGGATcataaacttttttcaaaCACGATGGATCAAAATCTACAAAGAACTAATACCAAAATGGCAATACAAAACAACAAAGCAATGAAAATGCATTAAGATTTAAGCTCAAAGAACAGGTGTTCTCAGAACTTTTCTTAGCAGCATTAGCCAGTATCCAGCTTTCACCTCTAGAATGCTCAGGAGCTCTTCGAGCAGTCCGTAGAGCTTGCCTGTAGAGCTTCAGCACTCTAGCACGAAGAAGGAAGTCCTGCAAGTCCAAGGAGAGAACCATGACTGATTCTCTTCCTTTTAGACAAAAAGGAAATGCTTCATTTGTTACAAAACTGTCCAAATTTTAAGCCCAAATGAAACTCAGTCACATTCCCCGATCTTCAAAAACATTTCCTTTCACAAATCTAGTGACCAACTCAAAGAATTGCATGGAACTACGTTTAGCTGCTTTCGAAAATCAGAAAAACTTGGGCACTCACTGACATTTCCAACTAAGGAAGTCTTTGGATTTG from the Theobroma cacao cultivar B97-61/B2 chromosome 8, Criollo_cocoa_genome_V2, whole genome shotgun sequence genome contains:
- the LOC18591624 gene encoding uncharacterized protein LOC18591624: MVLSLDLQDFLLRARVLKLYRQALRTARRAPEHSRAELKQVIRQEMESNRDCKDKQRIRFLISEGTERLKGLTEMLGMQGHC